GAGTAGGAAGCCCGTCCCGAGATGGTTTGTAAGGTACTGGAGCGCGGCTTGAACTAGCTTTCTTGAGTGGTGCTGAGCCACGTAGGTAGATCTTTCATTTCGTGCAGAACCCGCCAAACATCAATGTGGGTGTCTTGTTCAACGTAGAACACAAGGTAGGGATAGCGCTGGAGTGGCCAGGAGCGCAGGCCGGGCAGATCCAGTTCATGGGCGTAGCGTGCAGAGCCGGAGGCAGGGTGGCGGCTGATCTGCTTGTAGGCACGCTCCAGGGCATCAACGAAACCTAGCGCGGCTTTCTCAGCCTGTTCTTCAAGGTAGTAGGCAATGGCGTTGTCTATGTCTCGGTTAGCTAACTCACGCGGGATGACGAGCTTTTGCTTCATCCTTGGGCGTTCCGCACGCGGGCACGGAGCGATTCGAAGTAGTCAGCATCGGCAGGGGCGGCGGGAGCGGATGCAGCACCGGCAAGCAGCAGGCCACGCAGGTGTTGGCGGTCTTGATCCTTGCGAATCAATTCGCGGACGTATTCGCTGCTGGTGCCGTAACCGCGCTGGTTCACCTGTTCATCGACGAAGCTCTTGAGGGTGTCCGGCAGGGAGATATTCATGGTGCTCATTGGGCGTGCCTCTTGCCAAATTTTGCCAAAGTCTACACCCGTTGGCTTACACGATGGAATGGTGTGAGCAGAGGCACGCAACCGAAGGCGAGACTATCTCAGGGGGCGGAGTCTTTCTTCTCTGGGCGGAGCAGTGACGATAGCCGAGCTGCAATCAGTTCGGACTCAGCCAGCAATTGGACGGACTCTTGTTCCCAGACAGGGACCAGGCCTTGCAGGTCTTGTTCTTGATTAGCCCGCAGGCACCACTGATAGCGGTCATGCCAATCGCCAAGCACTGACTGCATCTGCTTGAGTGCTTGAAAAGTGGCAGACGGCAGCGGTGACAGGCGTGGGAAGGCTTCAGCGCAATAGCGAAGACGTTTGGCGAGCAACCTTAGTTCGTGCGGATCGTGGTTGGTGTTGCCAAGCGCAGACATTAGCTGTCGAGACTGCTTGGTAATCTGGTTGACGATCCTGATGGCGAGGTTGTCGAAGTCGCCTTCTCGCTGAGCCGCACGAAACTCGTCAGGCCATAGATCAAGGCGCGTAAAGAGTCGCTCAAGCTCAGGGGAGGCGAGTATGTCTCTGTAATGCGAACGAAGCCGACCCAAACGAGCACTGCAACCAGCAGCAAGACCACGCCGGCCAAGCTCAGCAGCAAGAACTTCAAGGTCGCGGACGGGTGTGGTGATCTGGCCAACCTCTGATGCTGCATGGCGAAGCGGTACAACAGCCGGATGCCGCCTTAGAGGATGGAGAAGACTGCGAACACGGCGCACAGCAATGCGCAGGTCATGTAGTGCTTCGGGGTCGCTATCAGCCTCTAGACGAGCCTTGCAGGCGTAAAGGTTGACCTGCAGAACGAGCACTTGAGAAAGCATCTGATCGACAAGCGGCATGGACCACATCCTGTAAGAGTCATCGCCAGGGGCGGTTCAATATCATCACAGAATGCAGGTGTTTCAGCGAGAGGGGGAGGGATGGGCAAAGGGTCACTAAATGTTGACTGATAGGGCGCGCTTGGCGGATGGGTCGAATACCTCGTCGCGAAGAATGCGGAGGTCTACGGCGTCTTGGTTCAAGCGGTGAATCAGTCGAAGCATGTGCTGGCGTAGCACCTCGTCTCGGGTGTTCTCTGCAGCTCGCATCAGGGTGAAAGCGGCGTCTTCGTTGTTGGTTGCGATGGAATCCAGCGTCTTGCGTACATTGCGAATCAAGGTGAAACCCTCGGTTTAGACGGCCTGCAAGGTACTGAGCGAATGTTTCTAAAATATTGCAACGAATCAGCGAGCGGACGGATGGACACTGGAAAAAAACTGGCTATTGTCATGAATCTGCAATGCGGTAGAGCGAGAGTGTGAGTGCACTCCATGCAAGTTGGTGCAGCTCATACTTCTTAGGCAAGGCCAACCGTATGGTTGGTCTTTTTTTTGCCAGATTTTTGCAACCTAGACCATTGTGTTATGGAGGCAGCATGGATATTTCGATTGAGAAATCTGATGGCAGAGAGTCTGAGCAGTGGGTCGTTAGTGCAGGTTCGTTGACCTTGTGTTTCAGGGATCAGAGGTCCGCCATGGAGTTTTCTAGCAAGCTGAAAGAACGAGTGGAGTCGCCTCATTCGCTGCCTGTGATCGAGTCAGAGGCATTTGCGCAGGTAGAAAAGCTCAGCTGCGTAAGCTGACCACACGGCTCATGTGTCGAAAAAGTGTCGAAATCATAGAGCCTGATAGCGACGAATCGAGATGGTGAGGGTAGCGCAAAGCCCGTATTGAGCGGGTTTGGCACGGAATGACACGATACCGAAACGGGTTCGAATCTCTTCTTCACCGCCACTTTCGCAATACCTAAAGCCCCGAGAGCTGAGAAGCTCTCGGGGTTTTTTGTTTCCAATTTTTATTCCTCTCTGTTGCCCTAATCGCATGCGGATGCGTACGTCCGGCTGGCGGATTTCTTCGCAGTCGAGCTGGAGCCATTGGCAATGTCCATTGTCACTATCGAAACCACTGATTTTTGTCTGGCCAGCCGGCGGCCTAGAGTTGGCTCAACAAATTCAGTTGATTTGGAGGTCGTCATGCCCCGTATCGATGTGGTTTCCCTGGTGGGCAGCGCTGTACCTCCTCAGTTGAGGGCCAATGGTCGTATGGTCTGCTGGCTGCTGTTGATCGATGGCCAGCCCGTGGCCGGTCCCTTCGTTTCCCGCGAGGCGGCTTTGGCATGCCAAGCCGTCTGGCTACTCAGCAGTGGCATTCGCCGTGAGGGCGATTCATTGCTGGCTTGATTCATCGTTTTACCCCGCGCCTGCTCCAGCGCTCCCCTTGGCCCGCCTCAGGCGGGCTTTTTCTTGTCTGCCGGGTAGAATGGCGAACATTTGCTAAAAGGGGCGCAGCGTGGCCAGGTGGGACATTTTCTGCAGCGTGGTGGACAACTACGGTGATATCGGTGTCACCTGGCGGCTGGCCCGGCAACTGGTGGCTGAGCAGGCCCACTCAGTGCGACTGTGGGTCGATGAGCTGGACGCGTTCGTGCGTTTGTGCCCTGACGCAAGCATTGGCGCCGAGTGTCAGTACCAGGCCGGCGTAGAGGTCCGTCAGTGGCGTGAGCCGTTCCCTGTGGTTGAGCCTGCCGAGGTGGTGATCGAGGCTTTTGCCTGTCAGTTGCCGCCTTCCTATATAGAAGCAATGGCCCGCGACGGTACGAAGCCTTTGTGGCTGAACCTGGAATATCTCAGCGCCGAGGTATGGGTCGCGGGCTGTCATGGGCTGCCGTCACCGCAGCCGGGGGGCTTGCAGAAGTTCTTCTTCTTTCCCGGGTTCGTAGCGGGTACGGGGGGATTGTTACGCGAGGCCGATTTGCTAACGCGACGACGCGCCTTTCAGGGCGATATGTCGGCGCAGCAGGCATTTCTGCGTTCGCTGGGCGTGACGCGTCAGGCTGGTGCGCGGCTGATTTCCTTGTTCGCTTACGAGAATCCTGCGCTGGCAGGCTGGCTGGATGCGCTGGTGGCTGACTCGCAGCCCACTCAGCTGCTGGTGCCTCAAGGCAAGGTCCTCGGCGATCTGCAGCGCTGGTTCGGTGAGACGCAACTGGCGCCAGGTGATCAGCGTCATCGCGGCAATCTGCAGATCCACGTTCTGCCTTTCGTCGCTCAGGACGATTATGACCGCCTGTTGTGGTGTTGCGATCTCAATGCCGTGCGCGGCGAGGATTCCTTCATTCGCGCGCAGTGGGCGGGGAGGCCGTTGCTCTGGCACATCTATCCGCAGGAAGAAGGGGCGCACTGGGACAAGCTCGAAGCTTTTCTTGCGCTCTATAGCCCTGAGCTGCCGCCGGAAATTTCGGCCGCGCATGCCGCCTTGTGGCGCGCGTGGAATGCGGGGAGGGAAATGGAGCAGGCCTGGTCTGACCTGCAAAGCGCATGGCCGACACTGCAGCGACATGCCGAGCGCTGGTGCGATATACAGGCCGATCGGCCGGACCTTGCCACAGCGCTGGAACAGTTTTATCTAAATTGGCTATCATACGCGGCCTAGATTTCTGTACCTCCCGCATATTTCGGATATCCGCATGAAAACTGCACAAGAAATGAGAGTCAACAGCGTGGCCCTGATCGACGGCCAGCCGTGGCTGATTCAGAAGGCCGAGTTCACCAAGTCCGGTCGTAACAGCGCCATCGTCAAGATGAAGCTGAAGAACCTGCTCAACGGCTCCAAGACCGAGACCGTCTACAAAGCCGACGACAAGATGGAGCCGGTGATTCTCGAGCGCAAGGAAGTGACCCTGTCCTACATCAGCGGTGACGACTATGTGTTCATGGATCCGGAGTACAACTCCTACGAGCTGCGCGCCGAAGACCTGGAAAGCGTTCTGCCGTTCATCGAAGAAGGCATGACCGACGTCTGCGAAGCCGTGTTCTTCGAAGGCAAAGTGATCTCCGTTGACCTGCCGACCACCATCGTGCGTCAGGTTGTCTACACCGAGAACGCTGCTCGTGGTGACACTTCCGGCAAGGTGATGAAGCCTGCCAAGCTGCGCAACGGTACCGAGATCAAGGTTGCCGAGTTCGTCGACATCGACGACTGGATCGAGATCGACACCCGTGACGGTTCCTACAAGGGCCGCACCCAGGCGCCGCAAGCCTGAGCTTGAGCGTCATGAAGAACCCGGCCTCGCGCCGGGTTTTTTGTGCCCGTTTTTCAGCTTCATCCCGGATTTACTGCTGTGGGGCCGCGAGGTTCGCCTGAAGCGCCTGATCCCAGGGTGGCGGGAAACCGAAACGCTGCTTGAGAAAGCTCAGCAGCAGGCGTGTACGTGGGCTGGCTTCGCGCTCCAGGCGTAGGGCGTAGATGTTCACCGGCTCGGCCGCCGGAAGGCCATGTTCGCAGAACAGCGGAATCAGCTCTCCACGTTGCAGGTGCTCGCTGCTCATCCAGGTCGGCAGGTGAGCCACGCCCAGACCGGCGAGGGCGCTGAACAGCAGGGTTTCGGCGTTGTTGCTGGTCTGGCGCAGACGTTTGGGTTTGCACAGCTGCAGCTTGCCATCGACTTCGAAACGCCAGGCATAGGGTGGTGCGAGGCTGTCCCAGTCGAGGCCGTCGTGTTGCTCCAGCTCCAGCGGGCTTCGCGGAATACCGCGCCGGCGCAGGTAGTCGGGGCTGGCGCAGACGATACGAGTCATCGAGGCCAATGGTGTTGCGACCAATCGGCTGTCGGGCAACGGGCCGATGCGCACGACGATATCCACTTCGCCCAGGTGCTCGCCTTGCAGGTCGATGAAGCTGTCGATCAGACGCAGTTGTACGTCGAGACCGGGATTGGCGCGCAGGAAGTCGGCAATCGCCGGGGCAAGATGACGACGGCCGAAGGGCGAGGGCGCGTCGATGCGGATCAGACCTTCCGGTGCGCTGCTCAGCGACACCGCCTCGGCCCGCGCCAGGTGTAGCTCGGCGAGAATGCGCCGGGCTCGCTCGGCGAAGGCCAGACCTGCAGGAGTGACACGTACTGCGTGGGTGGTTCGGCTGAACAGGCTGCTGCCCATGGCGCGTTCCAGCGCGTCTATGCGCCGGGCCACCGCCGAAGGCGTGAGGGGATGGCGTCTTGCAGCGGCAGAGAAGCTGCCGGTTTCCAGCACGTCGAGGAAGAGTTCCAGCTGGTCGGTCAGGGCATCGGGATTCATGAGAGTTTGCTTATGCGGAATCAGCAAAGCCATTTTGCGCTGTTGTGCGTTTCCGCGCTAGCCAGCACTCAGTAACATGCGCGCACTGTTCGGAGGTGCCATGAATCTGTTCGACCTGTTGCTGAATCTGTTGCTGGGGCTGGGCCTCGGAACGCTGGGTGGCCTCTTCGGGATCGGCGGCGGTCTGATCGCCATTCCGGTGCTGGGTATCGTTTTCGGGTTGGATCAGCAATTGGCGCAGGGGACCGCGTTGGTCATGGTGGTGCCGAACGTGATGTTGGCTATCTGGCGCTACCACCAGAGAAACCGCATCGATCTTCGGCATGCCCTGCTTCTGGGTGTCACCAGTTTCTTCTGCGCGTGGCTGGCTTCGCTGTATGCCGTGGAGTTGGACTCGCGCACCATGCGCTGGGCGTTCGTCGGTTTTCTGTTGGCGCTGGCGGCCTACAATCTGTTGCGCATGCTGATGGCTCAGGCGCCTGTCAGCGGCGAACTGCGTCACCACTGGGGCTGGTTTGGCGTACTGGGCGGGGTTTCAGGTGCCATGGGTGGTCTGTTCGGTGTCGGAGGCGCGGTGGTGGCCACGCCGGTGCTCACCAGTGTGTTCGGCACTACCCAGGTGGTGGCGCAGGGGCTGTCGCTGTCACTGGCGTTGCCCAGCACGGGGGTGACACTGCTGACTTATGCGTTGCACCAGCACGTCAACTGGTGGATGGGCATTCCGCTGACCGTCGGAGGCCTGCTCAGCATCAGTTGGGGCGTGCGCCTGGCCCATTCGCTGCCTGAACGCCTGCTACGCAGTATGTTCTGCGGCTTTTTGCTGCTCTGTGCGCTGCTGCTCGCACTGGAGTCGAGCGGCGGCCTATAGGCGGAAACCTTCGACGATGTGATCGGCCAGGCATTCGGTGACGGGTGACTGGCTGCCCTCGTTGCGCAACAGGACGATGCTGGTCAACGGTAGCAAGGGCAGACCTTCAGCTTCGCCGAGGATGCGCAAATCCGGGGTGATCAGACTTTGCAGTTGCGCGGTGACGGCCAGACCGGCGCGCACCACGGCGAAGAGCGCCGACAGGCTGGGGCTGGTGTAGGCGATGCGGTAGGGCCGGCCAATGGCGTCCAGCGCGTTGCAGGCCCACTCGCGGCAGAAACAGTCGGCATTGAACATGGCCAGCGGCATCGGGTTCTGTTCATGCGGGGCAAAACCCTGGGCGACGGCCCAGGCGAAGCGTTCCTGGCGCAGCAGTTGGCCGATCTCCTTGCCGGGCTGGCGGGTGACGATGGTCAGGTCGAGATCCTGGCGCAGCAGCAACTGACCGGAAGGCTCGCAATGCACCTCCACCTGCACCAGCGGGTAGGCCTGGGCGAAGCGCGAGAGAATCTCCGGCAGAAAGCGCATCACGTAGTCGTCCGGCGTGCCGATGCGCACGGCACCGACCATATGCGGTTCGCGCAGGGTGTTGAGCACTTCGCCGTGCAGCTTGAGGATGCGCCGGGCATAGCCCAGCAGCACCTGGCCCTCTGGCGTCAGCCGCACCTGGCGGCCGTCGCGTTCGAATAGCTGGCGCTGTACCACGTCATCTTCCAGGCGCTTCATCTGCATGCTTATGGCCGACTGGGTGCGATTGACCGTCTCCGCAGCGCGGGTGAAACCGCCGGTGTCGGCGATGGCAACAAAGCTGCGCAGCAGTTCGGTATCGATACTGGCGTGGTAGGCCATTCATCAATCCTCAAGATGGATTGCATAAGAAACATTCGTTGGATTGATCTTAAGCCTGGACTGAGACTGACGCCAACCCCACAGGGAGGGCGAAAAGATGAAAGGTCAGAAAGGTTACGCGCTGGCTAATGCCATCCACTTCGAACGTCTGCCGTCATTGGCTGGACTTTGGCGTATGCTGCGGCGCTGGCGCCAGCTGGCTCGTGAGCGGCAGCAGTTGGCGCGGCTGGATGACATGGCACTGAAGGATCTGGGATTGTCCCGGGCCGATGTGTTGCAGGAAGCGGAACGGCCGTTCTGGGATGACCCGCTGCGAAAGTGAGTGGCAACGACTGGAGTTTTTGAATGACCGCGGTACGCAAGGGCGCCGATTTTTTTCTGTTCCAGCTGATGCTGTTGTTGTGCGCCATCTGGGGTAGCCAGCAGGTGGCGATCAAGCTGGCGGCCGACGATATCGCGCCGATGCTGCAGGTAGCCCTGCGTTCCGGCATCGCCGCGCTGCTGGTCGGCCTGCTGTTGGCGTGGCAACGCGGCTGGCGCGAATGGCTGGGCTGTACCTGGCTGGCCGGTGTGTTGGCGGGCGTGCTGTTCGCACTGGAGTTTTTCTTCATTGCGCTGGGTCTGCGCCATACCACGGCTTCACACATGGCGGTGTTTCTTTATACAGCGCCGATCTTCTCGGCGCTGGGGCTGCACCTGATGCTGCCCAGCGAGCGTCTGCGCCGCCTGCAATGGTTGGGTATTGCGCTGTGTTTCGGCGGCGTGGTGATGGCTTTCGGCGTGGGCGGTAACTGGGCCCAGATTGATGCCGGCATGCTGCTTGGCGATGCGCTGGGGCTGTGCGCAGGTATGGCCTGGGGCATGACAACAGTGGTGGTACGTGGCTCGCGTCTGTCGGAAGCGCCGGCCGGGCTGACGCTGTTCTATCAGCTGGCAGTGGCCTTCTTGCTACTGCTCGGCTACGCGCTGGTGGTGGTCGATCTCGGCCAACTGCGTTGGACTCCGCTCGCCATCGCCAGCATTCTGCTGCAGGGCGTGGTGGTGTCGTTCTTCACCTACCTGGTGTGGTTCTGGCTTTTGCGCCGTTATCTGGCGTCGAACATGGCGGTGTTCTCGTTCATGACGCCGCTGTTCGGGGTGACCTTCGGCGTGCTGGTGCTGGACGAGCCGCTGACGCTGAACTTCGTCATCGGGGCCGTGCTGGTGCTGTCGGGTATCGCCCTGGTCAGCAGCGAGGCCTGGCTGCGTCGGCGCCTGGCAGGCTGGCGTGGCATAGCGCAGCAGCCCTGATCTTTTCGTTTGCACGGAGGCTGAACAGTTGTCCGTATATCACCTGGCCCAGCTGAACATTGCCTGGATGAAGGCGCCACTAGCGTCGCCGCAGATGGCTGATTTCGTCGCCAACCTTGAGCGCATCAATGCCCTAGCCGAGGACTCGCCCGTTTACATCTGGCGTTTGCAGGACGAAGCGGCCGAGCGCCTGGCCCATCTACGCGAGCACGGTGCCACGGAGCATGCATTTACCTTTCGCCATGCGTTTGCGGCGCCGGCCTGATAGGCTGAGTCGCCATGACCGACTCTCTTTCCCTCGCCGAAGCTCGCCGCCTGGCCCTGGCGGCTCAGGGCTTTGGCCGAACCCCGCGCGGGGCCGTTGCCCACAAGCACTTGCAGGCGCAGATCGAACGTCTCGGCGTTTTGCAGATCGATTCGGTCAACGCCCTGGTGCGAGCGCATTATCTTCCGGCGTTTTCCCGGCTCGGTCATTACCAGGCCGAGCATCTCGACGAACTGGCCTGGAGCCGCGGGCGGCGCCGTCGTCTGTTCGAATACTGGGGGCACGAAGCCTCGTTGTTGCCGCTGGAGCTATACCCGCTACTGCGCTGGCGCATGCGTAGGGCCGCCGACGGCCTGGGCATCTACCGGCAACTGGCGAAGTTCGGTGTGGAGCGGCGCGACGTGATCGAGTCCGTGTTGCAGGCCGTGCGTGAGCGCGGCGCGTTAGGTGCCGGTAGCCTCAGCAGCCGCACCGAGAAGGCCGGCCCCTGGTGGGACTGGAGCGCTGAAAAGATGGCGCTGGAATGGCTGTTCGCCGCAGGTGAGGTGACGGTGGCTGGGCGGCGGGGCTTCGAGCGTTTGTACGATTTGCCGGAGCGGGTGATACCGGCGGCGATGCTCAACCAGGCCGAACCGGATGAAGACGAGGCGCAGAGGCGCCTGTTGCTGCGCTCGGCTGATGCCCTGGGCG
The sequence above is drawn from the Pseudomonas sp. Z8(2022) genome and encodes:
- a CDS encoding type II toxin-antitoxin system RelE/ParE family toxin, translated to MKQKLVIPRELANRDIDNAIAYYLEEQAEKAALGFVDALERAYKQISRHPASGSARYAHELDLPGLRSWPLQRYPYLVFYVEQDTHIDVWRVLHEMKDLPTWLSTTQES
- a CDS encoding type II toxin-antitoxin system ParD family antitoxin; this translates as MSTMNISLPDTLKSFVDEQVNQRGYGTSSEYVRELIRKDQDRQHLRGLLLAGAASAPAAPADADYFESLRARVRNAQG
- a CDS encoding CHAD domain-containing protein — protein: MPLVDQMLSQVLVLQVNLYACKARLEADSDPEALHDLRIAVRRVRSLLHPLRRHPAVVPLRHAASEVGQITTPVRDLEVLAAELGRRGLAAGCSARLGRLRSHYRDILASPELERLFTRLDLWPDEFRAAQREGDFDNLAIRIVNQITKQSRQLMSALGNTNHDPHELRLLAKRLRYCAEAFPRLSPLPSATFQALKQMQSVLGDWHDRYQWCLRANQEQDLQGLVPVWEQESVQLLAESELIAARLSSLLRPEKKDSAP
- the earP gene encoding elongation factor P maturation arginine rhamnosyltransferase EarP — encoded protein: MARWDIFCSVVDNYGDIGVTWRLARQLVAEQAHSVRLWVDELDAFVRLCPDASIGAECQYQAGVEVRQWREPFPVVEPAEVVIEAFACQLPPSYIEAMARDGTKPLWLNLEYLSAEVWVAGCHGLPSPQPGGLQKFFFFPGFVAGTGGLLREADLLTRRRAFQGDMSAQQAFLRSLGVTRQAGARLISLFAYENPALAGWLDALVADSQPTQLLVPQGKVLGDLQRWFGETQLAPGDQRHRGNLQIHVLPFVAQDDYDRLLWCCDLNAVRGEDSFIRAQWAGRPLLWHIYPQEEGAHWDKLEAFLALYSPELPPEISAAHAALWRAWNAGREMEQAWSDLQSAWPTLQRHAERWCDIQADRPDLATALEQFYLNWLSYAA
- the efp gene encoding elongation factor P — its product is MKTAQEMRVNSVALIDGQPWLIQKAEFTKSGRNSAIVKMKLKNLLNGSKTETVYKADDKMEPVILERKEVTLSYISGDDYVFMDPEYNSYELRAEDLESVLPFIEEGMTDVCEAVFFEGKVISVDLPTTIVRQVVYTENAARGDTSGKVMKPAKLRNGTEIKVAEFVDIDDWIEIDTRDGSYKGRTQAPQA
- a CDS encoding LysR family transcriptional regulator, encoding MNPDALTDQLELFLDVLETGSFSAAARRHPLTPSAVARRIDALERAMGSSLFSRTTHAVRVTPAGLAFAERARRILAELHLARAEAVSLSSAPEGLIRIDAPSPFGRRHLAPAIADFLRANPGLDVQLRLIDSFIDLQGEHLGEVDIVVRIGPLPDSRLVATPLASMTRIVCASPDYLRRRGIPRSPLELEQHDGLDWDSLAPPYAWRFEVDGKLQLCKPKRLRQTSNNAETLLFSALAGLGVAHLPTWMSSEHLQRGELIPLFCEHGLPAAEPVNIYALRLEREASPRTRLLLSFLKQRFGFPPPWDQALQANLAAPQQ
- a CDS encoding sulfite exporter TauE/SafE family protein, which translates into the protein MNLFDLLLNLLLGLGLGTLGGLFGIGGGLIAIPVLGIVFGLDQQLAQGTALVMVVPNVMLAIWRYHQRNRIDLRHALLLGVTSFFCAWLASLYAVELDSRTMRWAFVGFLLALAAYNLLRMLMAQAPVSGELRHHWGWFGVLGGVSGAMGGLFGVGGAVVATPVLTSVFGTTQVVAQGLSLSLALPSTGVTLLTYALHQHVNWWMGIPLTVGGLLSISWGVRLAHSLPERLLRSMFCGFLLLCALLLALESSGGL
- a CDS encoding LysR substrate-binding domain-containing protein is translated as MAYHASIDTELLRSFVAIADTGGFTRAAETVNRTQSAISMQMKRLEDDVVQRQLFERDGRQVRLTPEGQVLLGYARRILKLHGEVLNTLREPHMVGAVRIGTPDDYVMRFLPEILSRFAQAYPLVQVEVHCEPSGQLLLRQDLDLTIVTRQPGKEIGQLLRQERFAWAVAQGFAPHEQNPMPLAMFNADCFCREWACNALDAIGRPYRIAYTSPSLSALFAVVRAGLAVTAQLQSLITPDLRILGEAEGLPLLPLTSIVLLRNEGSQSPVTECLADHIVEGFRL
- a CDS encoding DUF1127 domain-containing protein; translation: MKGQKGYALANAIHFERLPSLAGLWRMLRRWRQLARERQQLARLDDMALKDLGLSRADVLQEAERPFWDDPLRK
- a CDS encoding DMT family transporter; protein product: MTAVRKGADFFLFQLMLLLCAIWGSQQVAIKLAADDIAPMLQVALRSGIAALLVGLLLAWQRGWREWLGCTWLAGVLAGVLFALEFFFIALGLRHTTASHMAVFLYTAPIFSALGLHLMLPSERLRRLQWLGIALCFGGVVMAFGVGGNWAQIDAGMLLGDALGLCAGMAWGMTTVVVRGSRLSEAPAGLTLFYQLAVAFLLLLGYALVVVDLGQLRWTPLAIASILLQGVVVSFFTYLVWFWLLRRYLASNMAVFSFMTPLFGVTFGVLVLDEPLTLNFVIGAVLVLSGIALVSSEAWLRRRLAGWRGIAQQP
- a CDS encoding DUF3291 domain-containing protein — encoded protein: MSVYHLAQLNIAWMKAPLASPQMADFVANLERINALAEDSPVYIWRLQDEAAERLAHLREHGATEHAFTFRHAFAAPA
- a CDS encoding winged helix-turn-helix domain-containing protein: MTDSLSLAEARRLALAAQGFGRTPRGAVAHKHLQAQIERLGVLQIDSVNALVRAHYLPAFSRLGHYQAEHLDELAWSRGRRRRLFEYWGHEASLLPLELYPLLRWRMRRAADGLGIYRQLAKFGVERRDVIESVLQAVRERGALGAGSLSSRTEKAGPWWDWSAEKMALEWLFAAGEVTVAGRRGFERLYDLPERVIPAAMLNQAEPDEDEAQRRLLLRSADALGVATEKDLRDYYRLDAGDSKRRIAELVEAGELHAVRVQGWRQPAYCRGESRIPRRVRHSALLSPFDSLIWERDRTQRLFDFRYRLEIYTPQAKRVYGYYVLPFLHHERLLARVDLRSERAAERLAVHAVHLEDAPLSEEACLALGDSLRALAHWLGLDEVWLAPSVSLRGLVG